The DNA segment TAGCAAGTCGTAAAGGTTTGTTTATTGTCAACAAAAGATAACACACAGGTTTAGTTTTGGGAGCCAAACCTGAGGATTGATTTTGTCTAACTGGACAACAATGTCACCCAAGAACTTGTAACCTGATCCATCTTTGGCATGGAAGTTCACTGGAGAACCGCAGAATCCTCCAATAAGCGAGTAAACCTGAATGATCGTTGTTTGTAAGGCATGGATCTGAGAAAGAAAGTTGCAAAATTGATTGAGAATTCACTTGCCTTGTTTGGATTGCGCAGATCAAAAGCTGGGTGATCCAAAAGCTTCGTCACATTCTCCACATTGCCGGGAATGTCGGATGACGATTGAAGGAGGAACCATTTATTAACAACCTGAAAAAAGAAGCCAGATAAATCTCAGTATGGAGGCAAGAAGGAAGTAACTTGTGAGATATTAAGAACCATACCAAGTAATCGCCCTGCCACTTGTTATAGAAGTCAGTAAGGACGTTATCACGGGTTTTACCCGGGATCTGGGCAAGAGCTGCTAAAGCAGCAAATTGGTCGGTCAAATTGGTGGCCGACTTGTATTCACTCAATGCAAGTTCCACATATGATGGGTCCTCAAGAGATGCAAGATAAGCTGGATTAGGCAAACATAATGAAGTTAGAACTTGAGCAAAGAAAGAGAAGctcgttttttttgttcaacaaaagaaaaaaaaagactagtTAATGCAAACCTAGAGCCGTGTTCTTCAAAGCACGCCTCGCCATGTTTGGGTGGTCAAAGACATAAGCCTCTGTGCTCCTATTGTTCTCAACCTGCACAAAAAACAACAGTTGAAAACTTTGGTCCCGAAAGATTCACTAtgtagaaagaagaagacacacTATCTTTAGAAGCTCAGTTTTGAGTTCAGACGCAAGCTGCTTTCTAACAAACTTTCTAACAGCATGAACAGCATCAGGATCTGCCACGGCCATCATGTCCATAATCTCTCCCTCCCCAGGCAATGTTATTGCCTTGGCAATAAATTCCTACACAATAGAAGATTACAAAGTCGTATCCTTGTTTGATTATGTGGGGAATGTAGAGACATACCTTGTCCAAGGTTGAGTCAGAAAGCACGCTGCCAAGACCTTGAATGAATTTTGGGTTTAAAACCAATGGTCTGTTTTGTTGGAAATCAGAAACTAAGTTCAGCATGAGCTTCCTTGCAAGAACTTGACCTGCCTCCCACCTAAAAAATACAGAAATACATGAATGATCGAAGAGCACAAAGAATTAAAATATGTTGTGGAAAGGCACATTACCGGTTAAATTCATCTGAATCATGGGCTAGGAGGAAGAACAGATCATCATCCGAGAGATCAGTCTCAACACGAACTGGCGCACTGAATCCTCTAAATAGGGATGGAACAGGTCTTTCAGCTATATCAGAGAACAcaaactcttcttctttctggACGTAAGCAAAACATAAGCACTGGATGTGGAATACAGTGGAGGGCAATATAACGTATACTACATACATTACAAAACGTATTAAGGAATTCTCGACTGACCTTAGTCACTCGAAGTATTGTGCTGCTGCTAGAAATGGTCTGCAGTGTACCATCATGATAAACAGAGGAGAGTGTAATGTCTTTCCCACTTGAGTCCAGAAGACCAACAACCACTGGAATAAATGTAGCTTCTTTTGTGGGCTGGCCCGGAGTCGGAGGTATCTCCTGActggaaaaaattataaattacaaagCAACTCAATGTATCAACAACAAATTCAGTAGACGGTTCAGTGTAGAAATAGTACGATAAGAATAGAACCtgaatttcaaagagaaggTACGAGCTTCAGCATTGTAAGAGGATGCCACTTTGACGACTGGAGTTCCAGCTTGTGAGTACCTAAAATATAAACATTGTACATCCTTACTAGTATGAAAACAAGAACCTTCACGAGACATTACACAATACAAGTATGGCTTACCATTGCAAAAAATTAGCAAAATCTGCACTGTTGGCATCACGCATAGCAGCAAAGAAGTCTTCACAGGTCACAGCTTGCTCATCATGTCTTTGGAAATAGAGATCAATACCCTGCAATAAATTCACACAGAGGTGAGCGGAAAGAGCACGCAATAAAGACCTAGCTACTGgattcacacaaaaaaaaagagtattggAAAGCAACCTTTCGGAAACCCTCACTTCCGAGTAGAGTTTTGTACATCCTCACAACCTCAGCTCCCTAAGAAAACATTATACAGTCAGCTAAGGTTTCTTGCTTACTGCATATAACAGCAACATTATTATCGAAGAGCCAAACCTTTTCATAAACCTGAAAcgacaacaaaaaaaagaaaacaaatcatattaTCAGAA comes from the Brassica napus cultivar Da-Ae unplaced genomic scaffold, Da-Ae ScsIHWf_2941;HRSCAF=3726, whole genome shotgun sequence genome and includes:
- the LOC106347673 gene encoding puromycin-sensitive aminopeptidase-like; this translates as MDAPKEIFLKDYTKPDYYFETVDLSFSLGEEKTIVSSLIKVSPRVQGSSAPLVLDGHDLKLLSVKVEGKLLKEGDYQLDSRHLTLPSLPAKESFVLEIDTEIYPHKNTSLDGLYKSSGNFCTQCEAEGFRKITFYQDRPDIMAKYTCRVEADKSLYPVLLSNGNLISQGDIEGGRHFALWEDPFKKPCYLFALVAGQLASRDDTFTTRSGREVSLKIWTPAEDLPKTAHAMYSLKAAMKWDEDVFGLEYDLDLFNIVAVPDFNMGAMENKSLNIFNSKLVLASPETATDADYAAILGVIGHEYFHNWTGNRVTCRDWFQLSLKEGLTVFRDQEFSSDMGSRTVKRIADVSKLRIYQFPQDAGPMAHPVRPHSYIKMDNFYTVTVYEKGAEVVRMYKTLLGSEGFRKGIDLYFQRHDEQAVTCEDFFAAMRDANSADFANFLQWYSQAGTPVVKVASSYNAEARTFSLKFSQEIPPTPGQPTKEATFIPVVVGLLDSSGKDITLSSVYHDGTLQTISSSSTILRVTKKEEEFVFSDIAERPVPSLFRGFSAPVRVETDLSDDDLFFLLAHDSDEFNRWEAGQVLARKLMLNLVSDFQQNRPLVLNPKFIQGLGSVLSDSTLDKEFIAKAITLPGEGEIMDMMAVADPDAVHAVRKFVRKQLASELKTELLKIVENNRSTEAYVFDHPNMARRALKNTALAYLASLEDPSYVELALSEYKSATNLTDQFAALAALAQIPGKTRDNVLTDFYNKWQGDYLVVNKWFLLQSSSDIPGNVENVTKLLDHPAFDLRNPNKVYSLIGGFCGSPVNFHAKDGSGYKFLGDIVVQLDKINPQVASRMVSAFSRWKRYDETRQALAKAQLEMIMSANGLSENVFEIASKSLAA